From a region of the Castanea sativa cultivar Marrone di Chiusa Pesio chromosome 10, ASM4071231v1 genome:
- the LOC142614138 gene encoding uncharacterized protein LOC142614138, with amino-acid sequence MAIVFDESTKICNHCDRAIPSSNIDLHYAHCSRNLEKCKVCGEMVPRKHAEEHFLNTHAPVSCSLCSETMEREILAIHKGENCPQRIVTCEFCEFPLPAVDLAEHQEVCGNRTELCQLCNKYIRLRERYNHDSSCNGNGNGILDNTVGSSRDVRAAERDRGAQRRQPPDFSRKRLIFTIAITGIAVLLGSLFFQRKTESNSVH; translated from the exons ATGGCAATTGTGTTTGATGAATCCACCAAAATTTGCAATCactg TGACAGAGCCATCCCATCTTCAAATATTGATTTGCATTACGCTCATTGCTCCCGGAATCTAGAAAAATGTAAAGTTTGTGGTGAGATGGTTCCAAGAAAACATGCAGAGGAACACTTCTTAAACACCCATGCTCCG GTATCCTGTTCACTTTGCAGTGAGACAATGGAACGTGAGATTTTAGCAATCCACAAAGGTGAAAATTGCCCACAGAGGATTGTCACCTGTGAGTTCTGCGAGTTTCCATTGCCCGCAGTTGATCTAGCCGAGCATCAG GAAGTATGTGGAAATCGGACAGAGCTGTGTCAGCTGTGTAACAAATATATTAGACTGCGAGAAAGATATAACCATGACAGTAGCTGCAATGGCAATGGCAATGGCATATTAGATAATACTGTGGGGTCTTCCAG GGATGTGAGGGCAGCTGAAAGGGACCGCGGTGCGCAAAGAAGGCAGCCACCGGACTTTTCACGGAAACGTCTTATATTCACCATAGCAATAACAGGCATTGCTGTTCTATTAGGATCTCTCTTTTTCCAGAGAAAGACGGAGAGCAATTCAGTGCATTAG
- the LOC142613392 gene encoding uncharacterized protein LOC142613392, with protein MPLLGVQLRIGDRHVVMDNGLLQVTLSNPDGIVTGVQYNGVDNLLEVLNDESNRGYWDLVWSSPGSTGTAGAFDVIKGTSFKVIVQTEEQVELSFTRTWDPSLGSKLVPLNIDKRFIMLRGSSGFYSYAIYEHLNDWPAFNLDETRIAFKLRKDKFHYMALADNRQRYMPLPDDRLPSRGQALAYPEAVLLVNPVEPELKGEVDDKYQYSCNNENNQVHGWISINPGVGFWQITPSNEFRSGGPLKQNLTSHVGPTTLAMFLSAHYSGEDLVPKFDAGEQWKKVFGPVFMYVNSVYDGDDPLQLWEDAKTQMMIELQSWPYSFPASEDFPKSDQRGNVSGRFLVQDRYLSNDYVSANGAYVGLAPQGDIGSWQRECKNYQFWSKADEDGYFSINDIRIGDYNLYAWVPGFIGDYRYDVVINITADSDIDMGDLVYEPPRDGPTLWEIGIPDRSAAEFYVPDPNPKYINKLYINHPDRFRQYGLWERYAELYPDNDLVYTVGVSDYTKDWFYVQCTRKKDNNTYQGTTWQIKFNLDNVNRNATYKLRVALASATLSELQVRVNDPKANPLFSSGLIGKDNSIARHGIHGLYWLYNVDVPGGRLVEGDNTIFLTQPRSASPFQGIMYDYIRLEGPPSSTSRK; from the exons ATGCCACTTCTGGGGGTGCAATTACGTATTGGAGATCGTCAT GTGGTAATGGACAATGGCCTACTCCAAGTCACATTATCGAATCCTGACGGAATTGTTACTGGAGTTCAATATAACGGCGTTGACAACTTGCTTGAAGTCCTTAACGACGAATCAAATAGAGG GTATTGGGACCTTGTTTGGAGCTCACCAGGAAGTACAGGAACAGCTGGTGCATTTGATGT AATCAAAGGAACGAGTTTCAAGGTTATAGTTCAAACTGAGGAACAAGTTGAACTCTCATTCACAAGAACGTGGGATCCCTCTCTGGGGAGCAAGCTTGTCCCATTAAATATCGACAAAAG GTTTATAATGCTTCGAGGGTCGTCGGGCTTCTACTCTTATGCCATTTACGAGCACCTCAATGATTGGCCTGCTTTCAACCTCGACGAAACTAGGATTGCTTTCAAGCTCAGAAAAGACAA gttCCATTATATGGCGCTAGCGGACAATAGGCAAAGATACATGCCCCTTCCGGATGATCGATTACCTTCAAGAGGCCAAGCCCTAGCCTATCCAGAGGCAGTCCTTCTAGTCAACCCTGTGGAGCCAGAGTTAAAAGGAGAG GTGGATGATAAGTACCAGTATTCATGTAACAATGAAAATAATCAAGTACATGGGTGGATCTCCATTAATCCAGGTGTGGGATTCTGGCAAATCACACCTAGCAATGAATTTCGATCAGGTGGTCCTCTCAAACAAAACCTAACCTCACATGTGGGCCCCACGACCCTCGCt ATGTTTCTTAGTGCACATTACTCCGGAGAGGATCTAGTGCCAAAATTTGATGCAGGTGAGCAATGGAAGAAAGTTTTCGGCCCAGTTTTTATGTACGTTAATTCTGTATATGATGGAGACGACCCACTTCAGCTATGGGAGGATGCTAAAACACAG ATGATGATTGAACTCCAAAGCTGGCCCTATAGCTTTCCTGCTTCTGAGGATTTCCCCAAGTCAGACCAACGTGGTAACGTTAGTGGTAGATTTCTAGTCCAAGACAG GTATCTTAGCAATGACTATGTATCTGCTAATGGCGCTTATGTTGGCTTGGCTCCTCAAGGTGACATTGGATCATGGCAAAGAGAATGCAAG AACTACCAATTCTGGAGCAAAGCAGACGAGGATGGCTATTTTTCAATTAACGATATACGTATTGGGGACTATAATCTCTATGCTTGGGTCCCAGGTTTTATTGGAGATTACAGATATGATGTTGTCATTAACATAACTGcag ATAGTGATATTGACATGGGTGATCTTGTTTATGAGCCTCCAAGAGATGGCCCTACGCTATGGGAAATTGGCATCCCTGATCGTTCTGCAGCTGAATTTTATGTTCCTGATCCTAATCCAAAGTATATCAACAAACTCTATATCAATCATCCTGACAG GTTTAGACAGTATGGCTTGTGGGAAAGATATGCAGAACTCTATCCTGATAACGACTTAGTTTACACAGTTGGTGTGAGTGATTACACTAAAGATTGGTTCTATGTTCAGTGTACCAG GAAAAAAGACAATAATACGTATCAAGGAACTACATGGCAAATCAAATTTAATCTTGACAATGTGAATCGTAATGCTACTTATAAGTTGCGAGTGGCACTGGCATCTGCCACTCTTTCTGAATTGCAG GTTCGGGTTAACGATCCAAAAGCAAATCCTCTGTTTTCAAGTGGACTAATAGGGAAGGACAATTCAATTGCTAGACATGGAATCCACGGGCTCTATTGGCTTTACAATGTGGACGTACCAGGTGGTCGGCTTGTTGAAGGGgataatactatttttttgaCACAACCAAGAAGTGCCAGCCCTTTCCAAGGGATTATGTATGATTATATCCGTTTAGAAGGTCCCCCATCTTCTACTTCCAGGAAATAA
- the LOC142613391 gene encoding uncharacterized protein LOC142613391, with protein MDIIKHPRTALRSLFSPKKVPEGGDKGFNMSNVGVRLHIQDRYVTMDNGIVQVTLSNPGGIVTGIRYNRIDNLLEVLNKETNRGYWDLVWSAPGSKGIFDVIYGTSFRVVVENEDQVELSFTRMWDPSLEGKSVPLNIDKRFILLRGSSGFYSYAIYEHLKDWPDFDIGETRITFKLRKDKFRYMAVADNRQRCMPLPDDRCQGRCQVLGYAEAVLLVNPTNPEHKGEVDDKYQYSSENKDIKVHGWISNSPPVGFWQITPSDEFRSGGPLKQSLTSHVGPTTLAMFLSAHYAGQDLVPKFRAGEPWKKVFGPIFIYLNSASDGDDPLLLWEDAKIQMMNEVQKWPYSFPASEDFQKSDQRGNVGGRLLVLDRYTSKDYMPANGAYVGLAAPGDVGSWQRECKDYQFWTRADEGGYFSINNIRTGDYNLYAWVPGFIGDYRYDVSITIASGSYVEMGDLVYEPPRDGPTLWEIGIPDRSAAEFYVPDPNPEYINKLFVNHPDRFRQYGLWGRYAELYPDTDLVYTVGVSDYTKDWFFAQVPRKKDDNTHQGTTWQIKFILNGVDRRSTYKLRVALASATLAELQVRINDPNAKRPLFTSGLIGRDNSIARHGIHGLYWLYNVNVPGAQLVEGENTIFLTQPRNTSPFQGLMYDYIRLEGPPSFNVKDEL; from the exons ATGGACATCATCAAACATCCAAGAACTGCATTGAGATCTTTGTTTTCTCCTAAAAAAGTTCCTGAAGGTGGTGACAAAGGTTTCAACATGTCGAATGTAGGAGTGAGGTTGCATATTCAAGATCGTTAT GTGACGATGGATAATGGCATAGTCCAAGTGACACTATCAAATCCAGGTGGAATAGTTACTGGGATACGATATAATCGTATTGACAATTTGCTTGAAGTTCTTAATAAGGAAACTAATAGAGG GTATTGGGACCTTGTCTGGAGTGCACCAGGGAGCAAGGGAATATTTGATGT GATTTATGGAACAAGTTTTAGGGTTGTAGTGGAAAATGAGGACCAGGTCGAGCTCTCATTTACGAGAATGTGGGATCCATCCCTCGAGGGAAAGTCTGTTCCCTTGAATATAGACAAAAG GTTTATATTGCTTCGTGGTTCTTCAGGCTTCTACTCTTATGCTATTTATGAACACTTGAAGGATTGGCCCGATTTTGACATTGGTGAAACGAGGATCACTTTCAAACTCAGAAAAGACAA GTTTCGCTACATGGCCGTAGCAGACAATAGGCAAAGATGCATGCCTCTTCCTGATGACCGATGCCAAGGAAGATGCCAAGTCCTGGGCTATGCTGAAGCTGTTCTACTTGTCAACCCAACTAATCCAGAGCACAAGGGAGAG GTGGATGACAAGTACCAGTACTCCTCTGAGAATAAAGATATTAAAGTACATGGGTGGATATCTAATAGCCCACCTGTTGGATTCTGGCAAATCACACCTAGTGATGAGTTTCGATCTGGTGGACCTCTCAAACAAAGTCTAACCTCCCATGTGGGCCCCACCACCCTTGCG ATGTTTCTTAGTGCTCATTATGCGGGACAAGACCTGGTTCCGAAATTCAGAGCTGGTGAGCCATGGAAGAAGGTCTTTGGcccaatatttatttatcttaattCTGCATCTGATGGAGATGATCCGCTTTTGCTATGGGAGGATGCTAAAATACAG ATGATGAATGAAGTCCAGAAGTGGCCATATAGTTTTCCAGCATCTGAGGATTTCCAAAAGTCTGATCAACGTGGCAATGTTGGTGGTAGACTACTTGTCCTAGATAG GTATACTAGCAAAGATTATATGCCAGCAAATGGTGCTTATGTTGGCTTGGCTGCCCCAGGAGACGTTGGATCATGGCAAAGAGAATGCAAG GACTATCAGTTTTGGACGAGAGCAGATGAGGGAGGCTATTTTTCCATCAACAATATCCGTACTGGTGACTATAACCTCTATGCGTGGGTCCCTGGTTTTATAGGAGATTACCGATATGATGTTTCCATTACCATAGCCTCAG GTTCTTATGTTGAAATGGGTGATCTTGTGTATGAACCTCCTAGAGATGGACCTACATTGTGGGAAATAGGTATCCCTGATCGTTCTGCTGCAGAATTCTATGTTCCTGATCCCAATCCAGAGTACATTAACAAACTGTTTGTCAATCATCCTGACAG GTTCAGGCAGTATGGGTTATGGGGTAGGTATGCAGAATTATATCCTGATACAGACTTAGTCTATACAGTCGGTGTTAGTGATTATACTAAAGATTGGTTCTTTGCTCAGGTTCCCAG GAAGAAAGATGATAACACACATCAGGGAACAACCTGGCAAATTAAGTTCATACTTAACGGTGTGGATCGCAGAAGTACCTACAAACTGAGGGTTGCACTGGCATCTGCAACTCTGGCTGAATTACAG gtACGGATTAACGATCCAAATGCAAAGCGGCCTCTATTTACAAGTGGATTAATAGGGAGGGACAACTCAATTGCTAGACATGGAATTCATGGGCTCTACTGGCTGTACAACGTGAATGTACCAGGTGCTCAGCTTGTTGAAGGAGAAAATACTATCTTTTTGACGCAACCAAGAAACACCAGCCCTTTCCAGGGTCTTATGTATGATTACATTCGTTTAGAAGGCCCCCCTTCTTTTAATGTCAAAGATGAACTCTGA